The genomic segment TGTTATAATTTTTATTCTTTCAATTTTTTATAAAATTTTGAAATATTAAATGAATTTTGGTATAATCTAGGTAACTATAAAAAAGCATTGGAGATTTGATATGTTTTTGGATGAAAGACTGGAAAAAATACTGGAAATTCTGAAAAATGAGAAAAAAGTAAAAGTTACTGATTTGGCGGAAAAATTTAATGTTTCGGAAGTTATTATAAGAAAAAACCTAAAAAGGCTGGAGCAGGAAGGAAAGCTGAAAAGAACCCATGGAGGTGCAATCTTGCTAAAAGAACTCGCACATTTCAGCACACTTGAAGAAAGAGTCATAAATAGAACAAAACCAAAGGAAATTATTGCAAGAAAAATCATAGAAAATATCGAAAGTGGAGAAACAATATTTTTTGATATTACAAGTATAAACTACATCGCAGCAGAATATCTTGCAAATTCTCAAAAGGAAATAACCCTTATCACGAATATGCCTAGCATAACAACACATTTTAATAAAAATTCAAAAATAGACATCATTATGATAGGTGGCGAATATAACAAGGAAATTGGTGGAAATGTTGGAATAGAAGCTATTAACTATATAAAAAAATACAATGTGGATAAGAGCTTTATCGGAAGTGCCGGAATAGACTTGGAAGCTGGAAAAGTGATGAACTTTGAAGCAAATGATGGAAATACAAAAAAAGAAATTATGAATATTTCAAAAAAAATATTTTTAGCAACTGAATACAGAAAATTAGGTATTCTTGGAAATTATAAGTTTAGTAATTTATCAGATTTTGATGTATTTATTTGTGAAAAAGATAAAAAAGATTTTTTAGAAAGTTATAAAAAAATTTTTGATAAATTTGAAGTGAAAATTATATAGATTTCCTCAAATTTTTGAGACTAACTGTAATTTTGTTATATATTCAAATCTTTTCAGTATTAAAGAGTAATTTTACTATGCATTATAAATTTTATATATTTGTGAAAAGCCAGATTTATTAATTTGGCTTTTTTTGTCTTATGTTATAACATTCAATTCAATCTCCTTTTTGCTAAACCCCGTTTAAAAATAAGAATAAATTTTTATAATAATTAATTTGATAGCTTTGTTAAAAAAACTATCTCAAAAAATATTTCAAGATAGCTTTTGTTAAATTATTTATTTGTATCTGCATTGGTATTTGAATTTAGAATGTCTTTACTTAGTACAGAATACAGCAGGTTAATGTACCTTTTGGCTGCATGAGGTTTTGGATGTGTTCCGTCCTTGTAGAAATATTCCTGTTTACCTTTGGAATATGAATACCAGTCGATTACCTTTATATTTGGGTTTTCGGCACTTGCCTTCCTGATTTCCGCATTGACACTGTCTTGCCACGGATCAGGCATAACTGTATTTATAAAGTAAATATCGTGTCCTTTCAATGTTTCCAAAACAGATTTCATATCCTTTTCGTAAATTGTTCCATTTGTTCCAAGTGCAATTACAATGATTTTTCTTAATTTCCCGTCCTGAGCATAATTTTTTAACATATTTGGCAATTCATAAAATTGACGTCCAACTTTTGTTTCAATGATGGAATTTGGATATTTTTTCTTCAAGTCAATTTTTGTCATATCTAGCACAGAATCTCCGATAAATAAAATATTTCGTTCATCATTTGGGTATTTTTTCAGAATTTCATTTTGAATTTTTGTTTCCTCTTCTATTCCTTTAGATGGGGTATTTATCGCCGTGAGAAGTTCATCCATTGTTAAGTTTCCATTTGGTGTATTTGTTGTTGGAGTAGTGGTAGGAGCAGGTTCAGGTTCCTCTGTAGTTGCGTTAGCTGCCGCTGCCTGTGCTGCCTTCATTTCCTCCAAATCTTTATTTTCATAAATTGGTGAATATATTAAAATTGCAAAAATAGAAATTAAAACAGGATAACTTATGTATTTTATACTTTTTTTCTCAAATAAAAGGTAACTTAATTCTGAAATTGTCACTAAGACAATAATTTGGATAAAAAATTGCTGAGCGTTTGAAAGTTTTGCCCATTTAAAATATTCACGAGCAAATATCATAATTGGATATTGCCACAAATAGTATTGATACTGATGTTGTCCTAATCTTATTATTGGATTAAAGATTTTAGGATATTTTGAAAGATCGAATTTTTTTAATTCAGGTTTTGAGAATAGAACAATTGTAAATCCAATCAAAATACTTGATAAGAACATCAGCCCATAATAATTGTAGGCACTTCTGTAATCTATTCCAAAACAAAAGAAAATTAAAGAAAATAGCCCTAAAATCCCTAAAACATATATAATTTTTTTCTCGGTATCTTTTTTTATTTCTCTATTTGCATAAAAACACGCTATTGCAGCTGGACAAAAAAATGCAAAGGCTCTTGTGTCAGTTCCATAATATATTCTGGAAAAATCCGCTCCT from the Leptotrichia trevisanii DSM 22070 genome contains:
- a CDS encoding acyltransferase family protein, with protein sequence MKKERIQSLDILRTIALVLICVYHWFSYKGTYIGVVIFFALSGYLVTTGLLSRDFSVFSVINRRLRKVYPSLLIVILISTIALYFVNNGLEMKYKYSAIFSILGLNNIYQIFSKMSYFDNFGIILPLTHIWALSFLIQMYVFFPLLLQGLKKLKLKNNTIGIIFLGIGIISALIMACVFYITSKSPEGADFSRIYYGTDTRAFAFFCPAAIACFYANREIKKDTEKKIIYVLGILGLFSLIFFCFGIDYRSAYNYYGLMFLSSILIGFTIVLFSKPELKKFDLSKYPKIFNPIIRLGQHQYQYYLWQYPIMIFAREYFKWAKLSNAQQFFIQIIVLVTISELSYLLFEKKSIKYISYPVLISIFAILIYSPIYENKDLEEMKAAQAAAANATTEEPEPAPTTTPTTNTPNGNLTMDELLTAINTPSKGIEEETKIQNEILKKYPNDERNILFIGDSVLDMTKIDLKKKYPNSIIETKVGRQFYELPNMLKNYAQDGKLRKIIVIALGTNGTIYEKDMKSVLETLKGHDIYFINTVMPDPWQDSVNAEIRKASAENPNIKVIDWYSYSKGKQEYFYKDGTHPKPHAAKRYINLLYSVLSKDILNSNTNADTNK
- a CDS encoding DeoR/GlpR family DNA-binding transcription regulator, which gives rise to MFLDERLEKILEILKNEKKVKVTDLAEKFNVSEVIIRKNLKRLEQEGKLKRTHGGAILLKELAHFSTLEERVINRTKPKEIIARKIIENIESGETIFFDITSINYIAAEYLANSQKEITLITNMPSITTHFNKNSKIDIIMIGGEYNKEIGGNVGIEAINYIKKYNVDKSFIGSAGIDLEAGKVMNFEANDGNTKKEIMNISKKIFLATEYRKLGILGNYKFSNLSDFDVFICEKDKKDFLESYKKIFDKFEVKII